A stretch of Triticum aestivum cultivar Chinese Spring chromosome 1D, IWGSC CS RefSeq v2.1, whole genome shotgun sequence DNA encodes these proteins:
- the LOC123179875 gene encoding PH, RCC1 and FYVE domains-containing protein 1, producing the protein MYTKGPPLDVLRASISSAPSTSSHGSAQDDCDSLGDVYVWGEVVCDNSARTSSDTVVRSTGKTDFLLPKPLESNLVLDVYHVDCGVRHASLVTRNGEVFTWGEDSGGRLGHGTREDSVHPRLVESLAACNIDFVACGEFHTCAVTTTGELYTWGDGTHNVGLLGHGTDVGHWIPRRISGPLEGLQIAYVSCGTWHTALITSMGQLFTFGDGSFGVLGHGDLKSISCPREVESLSGLKTIAVACGVWHTAAIVEVIVTQSSATVSAGKLFTWGDGDKHRLGHGDKEARLKPTCVASLIDYDFYRVACGHSLTVGLTTSGKVWTMGNSVYGQLGNLNSDGRPCLVEDKIASEHVLQIACGSYHVAVLTSRSEVFTWGKGANGRLGHGDIEDRKVPTPVEALRDRAVRHIACGANFTAAICLHKWVSGADQSQCSSCRQPFGFTRKRHNCYNCGLVHCNACTSRKALRAALAPNPGKLHRVCDSCYSKLKNASTSSASNKKDLAPGETNGEARVGRSVLSSNMDMIRSLDSKAAKQGKKTDALSFLRNPQVSSLLQLRDIAFSGAVDLNRPAVPRAARTPAARSVTSSRAVSPFSRRSSPPRSTTPVPTTHGLSLSKSATDNLVKANELLSQEVERLRAQVDSLRNRCDHHELELHKSAKKVQEAMTLVAEESAKSKAAKEVIKSLTAQLKDMAERLPPEHGAYDFNEAKQVHVPNGIEPHVATYSSMNGKVHQARNELLNAPSPNSGRSPHLNGGISNQHKLLGNISENSEGSTHSLRITSPHGSDRPHRRAHSNSDEMLSVSSRADDNVSIDARSLQNGEDGYKPRGTISISSNQVQAEWIEQYEPGVYITLTTLRDGTRDLKRVRFSRRRFGEHQAENWWNENREKVYEKYNVRSSERVSSAASTRSAY; encoded by the exons ATGTACACAAAGGGGCCACCATTGGATGTTCTTAGAGCAAGCATTTCTAGTGCCCCTAGCACATCCAGCCATGGTTCTGCACAAGATGACTGTGACTCTTTAGGTGATGTTTATGTGTGGGGTGAAGTTGTTTGTGACAACTCTGCACGAACCAGTTCCGACACTGTAGTCAGATCAACTGGGAAGACTGATTTCCTCCTCCCAAAGCCGTTGGAGTCCAATTTAGTCCTTGATGTGTACCATGTGGATTGTGGGGTCAGGCATGCCTCGTTGGTCACAAGAAATGGAGAAGTTTTTACATGGGGTGAAGATTCTGGAGGCCGCCTTGGCCATGGAACACGGGAAGATTCTGTGCACCCTCGTCTCGTCGAGTCTTTAGCAGCTTGCAACATAGATTTTGTTGCCTGTGGGGAGTTTCATACCTGTGCTGTGACAACAACGGGCGAGCTTTATACCTGGGGCGATGGAACTCACAATGTTGGACTTCTAGGGCATGGCACTGATGTAGGACACTGGATACCCAGGAGGATTTCTGGACCACTGGAAGGTCTCCAAATTGCTTATGTTTCCTGCGGGACCTGGCATACAGCCTTGATTACATCGATGGGTCAACTGTTCACCTTTGGAGATGGTTCATTTGGGGTGTTAGGCCATGGAGATCTGAAGAGCATTTCATGTCCAAGGGAGGTAGAGTCACTGTCTGGGCTGAAAACCATTGCAGTTGCATGCGGTGTGTGGCACACTGCAGCCATTGTAGAGGTTATTGTCACTCAGTCCAGCGCAACCGTGTCTGCCGGGAAGCTATTCACATGGGGAGATGGCGACAAGCATCGACTCGGTCACGGTGATAAGGAGGCACGGCTCAAGCCTACCTGTGTGGCTTCCCTTATTGATTATGATTTTTACAGGGTCGCATGTGGCCACAGTCTTACCGTAGGCTTGACAACTTCTGGCAAAGTGTGGACCATGGGCAATTCTGTTTATGGCCAGCTCGGGAATCTGAATTCAGATGGGAGGCCATGTTTGGTTGAAGATAAGATTGCGAGTGAGCATGTTCTCCAGATCGCTTGTGGTTCCTACCATGTTGCGGTTTTGACAAGTAGAAGTGAGGTTTTTACATGGGGCAAAGGAGCTAATGGGAGATTGGGCCATGGAGATATAGAGGACCGGAAGGTGCCCACACCGGTCGAGGCATTGAGAGACAGAGCTGTTAGGCACATAGCCTGTGGTGCAAACTTCACTGCTGCCATATGCCTGCACAAATGGGTCTCTGGAGCCGATCAGTCCCAGTGCTCCTCATGTCGGCAGCCATTCGGGTTTACCCGAAAGAGGCATAACTGCTATAACTGTGGGCTTGTCCACTGTAATGCATGCACCTCACGAAAGGCGTTGAGAGCGGCGTTGGCTCCGAATCCCGGGAAACTTCACCGCGTCTGTGATTCCTGCTACTCCAAGTTAAAGAATGCCTCTACTTCTTCAGCTAGTAATAAGAAAGACCTTGCACCAGGTGAAACCAATGGAGAAGCTAGAGTAGGAAGATCCGTCCTCTCTAGTAATATGGACATGATTAGAAGTCTGGACAGCAAGGCAGCAAAACAGGGGAAGAAGACTGACGCGCTGTCATTTCTCCGGAATCCTCAAGTTAGCTCGCTGCTGCAGTTGAGAGATATCGCTTTCTCTGGTGCCGTGGATCTCAACAGACCAGCGGTTCCGAGAGCAGCGCGAACACCGGCGGCCCGGTCAGTAACCAGTTCAAGAGCCGTTTCCCCTTTCTCTCGCAGGTCTAGCCCACCACGTTCTACAACACCAGTTCCAACAACtcatggtctctctctctcaaaaagTGCCACCGATAATCTGGTGAAAGCAAATGAGCTCTTAAGCCAGGAAGTTGAGAGGCTGCGTGCACAG GTTGACAGCTTGAGAAATCGCTGTGACCATCATGAACTTGAACTGCATAAGTCGGCCAAGAAAGTACAAGAGGCCATGACACTGGTTGCAGAGGAGTCTGCAAAATCCAAAGCTGCAAAGGAAGTTATAAAATCTTTAACGGCACAG CTGAAGGACATGGCTGAGAGGTTACCACCAGAACATGGAGCTTATGATTTCAATGAAGCAAAGCAAGTACATGTTCCAAACGGCATCGAGCCACATGTTGCTACCTACTCTAGCATGAATGGAAAGGTTCACCAAGCAAGGAATGAGTTGCTCAATGCACCAAGTCCAAACTCTGGACGATCGCCACATTTGAATGGGGGAATCTCAAATCAACACAAATTACTAGGCAATATTAGTGAAAATAGTGAAGGCAGCACTCACAGCCTTAGAATTACCAGTCCTCACGGGTCGGATCGTCCTCATCGAAGAGCCCACAGCAATAGTGATGAGATGCTGTCTGTAAGTAGCAGAGCTGATGATAATGTCAGCATAGATGCTAGGTCCCTTCAAAATGGCGAGGACGGATACAAGCCTCGAGGAACAATATCAATATCCAGCAACCAAGTACAGGCTGAGTGGATCGAACAGTACGAACCAGGTGTTTACATAACGCTCACGACCCTCCGTGACGGGACTCGGGATCTGAAGAGGGTTCGCTTCAG CCGAAGGCGCTTTGGGGAGCATCAAGCTGAAAATTGGTGGAACGAGAACCGCGAGAAAGTGTACGAGAAATACAACGTGAGGAGCTCCGAACGGGTCTCGTCAGCAGCCTCGACCCGGTCGGCCTATTAG